Proteins encoded by one window of Polaribacter haliotis:
- a CDS encoding GNAT family N-acetyltransferase, which yields MLLKNKNINLRALEPEDLEFLFQIENDESFWEVSHTQTPFSKFVLKQYLENAHLDIYEAKQLRLIIEENSSEKAIGTIDLFDFNPQHKRAGIGILIHPDFQKNGFASEALSLLISYAFSHLNLHQLYANITVDNAKSISLFKKYHFKKIGVKKDWILSEGKYKDEILFQLIKE from the coding sequence ATGCTATTAAAAAATAAAAACATCAACTTAAGAGCCCTAGAACCAGAAGATTTAGAATTTCTATTTCAAATAGAAAACGACGAGTCTTTTTGGGAGGTAAGCCATACCCAAACACCATTTTCTAAATTTGTTTTAAAGCAATATTTAGAAAATGCGCATTTAGATATTTATGAAGCAAAACAATTACGTTTAATTATCGAAGAAAATTCTTCAGAAAAAGCGATTGGAACCATCGATCTTTTCGATTTTAATCCACAACATAAAAGAGCAGGAATTGGAATTTTAATTCATCCTGATTTTCAGAAAAACGGATTTGCTTCTGAAGCTTTATCACTTTTAATTAGCTATGCTTTTTCTCATTTAAACCTACATCAATTGTATGCGAATATTACTGTTGATAATGCAAAAAGTATTTCATTATTTAAAAAATATCACTTCAAAAAAATTGGGGTAAAAAAAGATTGGATTTTATCTGAAGGAAAATATAAAGATGAAATTTTATTTCAGTTGATAAAAGAGTAA
- the gyrA gene encoding DNA gyrase subunit A, with protein MADGEKLIPINIEEQMKAAYIDYSMSVIVSRALPDVRDGLKPVHRRVLFGMHELGIKATGSYKKSARIVGEVLGKYHPHGDTSVYDSMVRMAQNWSVRYMMVDGQGNFGSVDGDSPAAMRYTEVRMQKISEDMLADIEKDTVDHRLNFDDTLQEPTVLPTRIPNLLVNGASGIAVGMATNMAPHNLTEVINGTIAYIENNDIEIDELMQHVTAPDFPTGGIIYGYDGVRDAFHTGRGRIVMRAKAIIEEVKGRECIIVTEIPYQVNKADMIKKTADLVNEKKLEGIANIRDESDRNGMRIVYILKRDAIPNIVLNKLFKYTQLQTSFSVNNIALVKGRPEQLNLKQLIHYFVEHRHEVIVRRTEFLLKKAEARAHILEGLIIASDNIDEVIKIIRASSNADEARESLIERFELTEIQAKAIVEMRLRQLTGLEQDKLRAEYDEIMLTIADLKDILSNEPRRYEIIKEELLHIKEKYGDERRSVIEYAGGDMRIEDMIPDTKVVVTISNAGYLKRTNLDEYKVQNRGGRGQKGATTRNEDFLEHLFVGTNHQYMMFFTQKGKVFWMRVYEIPEGGKNTKGRAMQNLINIEQDDSVKAFLVTQDLKDEEYINSHYVIMATKKGQVKKTSLEQYSRPRTNGINAITIKEGDELLEAKLTTGDSQVMLALKSGKSIRFEEAKTRPMGRTASGVRGITLQHDKDEVIGMVAVNDMESNILVVSEKGYGKRSKLEDYRVTNRGGKGVKTLNISEKTGNLVAIKNVDDSNDLMIINKSGLTIRMAVEDLRVMGRATQGVRLINIKEDDSIAAVAKVMHEDEEVEDDSLDESEGKSENGTEIENDKTEE; from the coding sequence ATGGCAGACGGAGAAAAGTTAATTCCGATTAATATTGAAGAGCAGATGAAAGCTGCATACATCGATTATTCGATGTCAGTAATTGTTTCCAGAGCATTACCAGACGTAAGAGATGGTTTAAAACCAGTACATAGAAGGGTTTTGTTCGGGATGCATGAATTAGGAATTAAAGCGACAGGCTCGTATAAAAAATCAGCAAGAATTGTTGGGGAAGTTTTAGGTAAGTATCACCCTCATGGAGATACTTCTGTTTACGATTCAATGGTGCGTATGGCGCAAAATTGGAGTGTACGTTACATGATGGTAGATGGCCAAGGAAACTTTGGTTCTGTAGATGGAGATTCGCCTGCAGCAATGCGTTATACAGAGGTTAGAATGCAGAAAATATCAGAAGATATGTTAGCTGATATTGAAAAAGATACTGTAGATCATCGTTTAAATTTTGATGATACTTTACAAGAACCAACTGTATTACCAACTCGTATTCCTAATCTATTAGTAAATGGAGCTTCTGGTATTGCAGTAGGTATGGCAACAAATATGGCGCCTCATAACTTAACAGAAGTTATCAATGGAACCATTGCATATATCGAAAACAATGATATTGAAATAGACGAGTTAATGCAACACGTAACAGCACCAGATTTTCCAACAGGTGGAATTATTTATGGTTATGATGGTGTAAGAGATGCTTTTCATACTGGTCGTGGACGTATTGTAATGCGTGCTAAAGCAATTATTGAAGAGGTAAAGGGACGTGAGTGTATTATTGTCACAGAAATTCCTTACCAAGTCAATAAAGCAGATATGATTAAAAAAACTGCGGATCTTGTTAACGAAAAGAAATTAGAAGGAATTGCCAATATTCGTGATGAATCTGATAGAAATGGAATGCGTATCGTTTATATATTAAAACGTGATGCAATTCCAAATATCGTTTTAAATAAACTATTCAAATACACACAATTACAAACTTCTTTTAGTGTAAATAATATTGCGTTGGTTAAAGGTAGGCCAGAGCAATTAAATTTAAAACAATTAATACATTATTTTGTTGAACATAGACATGAAGTTATTGTTCGTAGAACAGAATTTTTATTAAAGAAAGCAGAAGCAAGAGCCCATATTTTAGAAGGATTAATTATTGCTTCTGATAATATAGACGAAGTAATAAAAATTATTAGAGCTTCTTCTAATGCAGATGAAGCAAGAGAAAGCTTAATTGAGCGTTTCGAACTGACAGAAATTCAAGCGAAGGCAATTGTAGAAATGCGTTTGCGTCAGTTAACAGGTTTAGAGCAAGATAAATTACGTGCAGAGTATGACGAAATTATGTTAACGATTGCAGACTTAAAAGATATCTTATCAAACGAGCCAAGACGTTACGAAATTATAAAAGAAGAATTACTACATATCAAAGAAAAGTATGGAGACGAGCGTAGATCTGTTATAGAATATGCTGGAGGAGACATGCGTATTGAAGATATGATTCCTGATACCAAAGTTGTAGTTACAATTTCGAATGCGGGTTATTTAAAACGTACAAATCTAGATGAATATAAGGTTCAGAATAGAGGAGGAAGAGGTCAAAAAGGAGCAACAACTAGAAATGAAGATTTCCTAGAACACTTATTTGTAGGAACCAATCATCAATATATGATGTTCTTTACACAAAAAGGAAAAGTATTCTGGATGCGCGTTTACGAGATTCCAGAAGGTGGGAAGAATACCAAAGGTAGAGCAATGCAAAACCTTATCAATATTGAACAAGACGATTCTGTAAAAGCATTTTTGGTAACACAAGATTTAAAAGACGAAGAATACATCAATAGCCATTATGTGATTATGGCAACAAAGAAAGGTCAAGTTAAAAAGACTTCTTTAGAGCAATATTCTCGCCCAAGAACAAATGGTATTAATGCAATTACCATTAAAGAAGGTGATGAATTATTAGAAGCAAAATTAACAACCGGAGATAGCCAAGTAATGTTGGCATTAAAATCTGGGAAGTCTATTCGTTTCGAAGAGGCGAAAACACGACCAATGGGAAGAACTGCATCTGGTGTTAGAGGAATTACTTTACAGCATGACAAAGATGAGGTAATTGGTATGGTAGCTGTAAACGACATGGAAAGTAATATTTTAGTTGTTTCCGAAAAAGGTTATGGTAAACGTTCTAAATTAGAAGATTATAGAGTTACCAATAGAGGTGGTAAGGGTGTAAAAACTTTAAACATTTCTGAAAAAACAGGTAATTTAGTAGCAATTAAGAATGTTGATGATTCTAATGATTTAATGATCATTAACAAATCTGGATTAACTATTAGAATGGCTGTAGAAGATTTAAGAGTTATGGGACGTGCAACACAAGGTGTTCGTTTAATTAACATTAAAGAAGACGATAGTATTGCAGCTGTTGCTAAAGTAATGCATGAAGACGAAGAAGTGGAAGACGACTCTTTAGACGAATCTGAAGGTAAATCAGAAAATGGCACGGAAATTGAAAATGATAAAACAGAAGAATAA
- a CDS encoding trypsin-like peptidase domain-containing protein, whose translation MKKFFGFLGMALLGGAITLGGYKMLFDEEVVVERTISQPMQTVTASYNPALNKANAVANTIDFTTAAENSIHAVVHVKNTAVRTQTNPLDLFFGNGNGQRKYEQVGTGSGVIISADGYIVTNNHVIDGATALEITLNNKRKYKAELIGTDAENDIALLKIDADMDLPYVPFANSDNIKVGEWVLAVGNPYNLTSTVTAGIVSAKGRDLEGNRNIESFIQTDAAVNPGNSGGALVNTRGELVGINTAISSKTGSFIGYSFAVPSNIAKKIIDDILEFGAVQEAILGINIDASDADIDGVKIKSTSDGGGAQKAGLQSGDIITKVNNVRISKFSELRGQLTAKRPGESVNITVDRDGESLIKEVKLSKKDSFISNVFKVVLKDLSKEEKKKYDISYGAKIIQNGNKSLDYYGVKEGFIITKINKKAVKNAADASRRLDFSSSKGAPVYIEVINLKGETERYAFR comes from the coding sequence ATGAAGAAATTTTTTGGTTTTTTAGGAATGGCACTTTTAGGAGGTGCAATTACATTAGGTGGCTACAAAATGTTATTCGACGAAGAAGTAGTTGTGGAGAGAACAATCTCGCAACCTATGCAAACAGTTACAGCAAGTTATAATCCAGCTTTAAATAAAGCAAATGCAGTTGCAAATACAATAGATTTTACAACGGCTGCAGAGAATAGTATTCATGCTGTTGTGCATGTTAAAAATACGGCTGTAAGAACGCAAACCAATCCACTAGATCTTTTCTTTGGAAATGGAAATGGACAGAGAAAATATGAGCAAGTAGGAACAGGAAGTGGTGTAATTATCTCTGCAGACGGTTATATTGTTACGAATAATCACGTAATTGATGGAGCAACTGCACTAGAAATAACATTGAATAATAAAAGGAAATACAAAGCAGAATTAATAGGAACAGATGCAGAGAATGATATTGCATTGTTAAAAATCGATGCAGATATGGATCTACCATATGTGCCCTTTGCAAATTCTGATAATATAAAAGTTGGAGAATGGGTTTTAGCAGTTGGTAATCCTTATAATTTAACATCTACAGTTACAGCAGGAATTGTTTCTGCAAAAGGTAGAGATTTAGAAGGAAACAGAAATATTGAGTCCTTCATTCAAACAGATGCTGCAGTGAATCCAGGGAATAGTGGAGGAGCTTTGGTAAATACTCGTGGAGAATTAGTGGGAATAAATACTGCAATTTCTTCTAAAACAGGCTCTTTTATTGGATATTCATTTGCAGTGCCTTCTAACATTGCTAAAAAAATTATTGATGATATTTTAGAATTTGGTGCTGTACAAGAAGCTATTTTAGGAATTAATATAGATGCAAGTGATGCAGATATTGATGGTGTAAAAATTAAATCTACGTCAGATGGTGGAGGAGCACAAAAAGCAGGTTTACAATCTGGAGATATTATTACGAAAGTAAATAATGTAAGAATATCTAAATTTTCTGAATTAAGAGGGCAATTAACAGCGAAAAGACCTGGAGAATCTGTTAATATTACTGTAGATAGAGATGGAGAATCACTAATAAAAGAAGTTAAATTAAGTAAAAAAGATTCTTTTATATCTAACGTTTTTAAAGTAGTTTTAAAAGATTTATCGAAAGAAGAAAAGAAAAAATATGATATTTCTTACGGAGCTAAAATAATCCAAAATGGGAATAAAAGTTTAGATTATTATGGTGTGAAAGAAGGCTTTATAATTACTAAAATTAATAAAAAAGCGGTGAAAAACGCAGCTGATGCATCAAGAAGATTAGACTTTTCTTCAAGTAAAGGAGCACCAGTTTACATTGAAGTAATTAATTTAAAAGGAGAAACAGAACGTTACGCATTTAGATAG
- a CDS encoding ATP-dependent Clp protease ATP-binding subunit, with amino-acid sequence MDDNFSPKVRDVIAFSKEEALRLGHEFIGTEHLILGLIRKGEGKAMEILTAFDVDTTLLRKKLEQLNPANPAFTETSEKKSLHLTRQAEKALKTTFLEAKLYQSDSIDTAHLLLCILRNENDPTTKLIHKYHVNYDEAKALYKQLHVDDVDLPTNPIAETPSDDEFASEKPNPFEQPQKGKSVKKSKTPVLDNFGRDLTLLAENGKLDPVVGRQKEIERVSQILSRRKKNNPMLIGEPGVGKSAIAEGLAIRIVERKVSRILFDKRLVSLDLASLVAGTKYRGQFEERMKALMNELEKNDDIILFIDEIHTIVGAGGATGSLDASNMLKPALARGEIQCIGATTLDEYRTNIEKDGALERRFQKVIVDPTSVEETIQILQNIKGKYEEHHHVNYTDDALEACVKLTNRYMTDRYLPDKAIDALDEAGSRIHITNIVVPKQVLELETQLEVIREQKTKAVNGQKYEEAAKLRDDEKNMEAALDSAQKQWEDDSKLNREVVTEDNVAEVVSMMTGIPVNRVAEAESHRLHELPAMIKGKVIGQDEAVTKVVKAIQRNRVGLKDPNKPIGSFIFLGQTGVGKTQLAKVLARELFDSDDSLIRIDMSEYMEKFAISRLIGAPPGYVGYEEGGQLTEKVRRKPYSVILLDEIEKAHPDVFNMLLQILDDGHITDSLGRKIDFRNTIIIMTSNIGARQLKDFGGGVGFGTATKTAQADEHAKSVIEGALKKSFAPEFLNRIDDVIVFNALEREDIHSIIDIELDKLLLRISDLGYTLNLSEKAKDYIADKGFDKKYGARPLKRAIQKYIEDALAEEIVNSKLSEGDTIAMDLDEEKNSLTIKIEKGDKKPETRTETES; translated from the coding sequence ATGGACGATAATTTTTCACCGAAAGTTAGAGATGTTATTGCTTTTAGTAAAGAAGAGGCACTTAGATTAGGGCACGAATTTATTGGAACAGAACACTTAATATTAGGTCTAATAAGAAAAGGAGAAGGAAAAGCAATGGAGATTTTAACTGCATTTGATGTAGATACAACTTTATTACGTAAGAAATTAGAACAATTAAATCCTGCAAATCCTGCTTTTACAGAAACTTCAGAGAAGAAAAGCTTGCATTTAACAAGACAAGCAGAAAAAGCGCTAAAAACTACGTTTTTAGAAGCCAAACTATACCAAAGCGATTCAATTGACACTGCTCATTTATTACTTTGCATTCTTAGAAATGAAAATGACCCAACTACAAAGTTGATTCATAAATATCATGTAAACTACGACGAAGCAAAAGCATTGTACAAACAATTGCATGTAGATGATGTAGATTTACCTACGAATCCTATTGCAGAAACTCCGTCTGATGATGAATTTGCATCAGAAAAACCAAATCCTTTTGAACAACCTCAAAAAGGAAAATCGGTTAAAAAATCGAAAACTCCAGTTTTAGATAATTTTGGAAGAGATTTAACTTTATTAGCCGAAAATGGAAAGTTAGATCCTGTTGTTGGAAGACAAAAGGAAATTGAACGTGTTTCTCAGATTTTAAGTAGACGTAAAAAAAACAATCCAATGTTAATTGGAGAACCAGGTGTTGGAAAATCTGCCATTGCAGAAGGTTTAGCTATAAGAATTGTAGAGCGTAAAGTTTCTAGAATTTTGTTTGACAAAAGATTAGTTTCGCTTGATTTAGCTAGTTTGGTTGCAGGCACAAAATACCGTGGGCAATTTGAGGAGCGTATGAAAGCGTTAATGAATGAGTTAGAAAAGAATGACGACATTATTCTTTTTATTGATGAAATTCATACCATTGTTGGTGCAGGTGGAGCAACTGGCTCTTTGGATGCCTCCAACATGTTAAAACCTGCTTTAGCTAGAGGAGAAATACAATGTATTGGTGCGACTACGTTGGATGAGTATAGAACAAACATCGAAAAAGATGGTGCTTTAGAACGTCGTTTTCAAAAAGTAATTGTAGATCCAACTTCTGTTGAAGAAACAATACAGATATTACAAAATATTAAAGGTAAATATGAAGAACATCATCATGTAAATTATACAGACGATGCCTTAGAAGCATGTGTAAAATTAACAAATAGATACATGACAGATAGATACCTTCCAGACAAAGCTATTGATGCATTAGATGAGGCTGGATCTCGAATTCATATTACCAATATTGTAGTTCCTAAACAGGTTTTAGAGTTAGAAACACAATTAGAAGTTATTCGTGAGCAAAAAACGAAAGCGGTTAACGGACAAAAATATGAAGAAGCTGCTAAATTACGTGACGATGAAAAGAACATGGAAGCCGCTTTAGATTCTGCCCAAAAACAATGGGAAGACGATTCTAAATTAAATCGCGAAGTGGTTACAGAAGACAATGTTGCAGAAGTAGTTTCTATGATGACAGGAATTCCTGTAAATAGAGTTGCAGAAGCAGAAAGCCATCGTTTACACGAACTTCCTGCAATGATTAAAGGTAAAGTTATTGGCCAAGATGAAGCAGTAACCAAAGTTGTAAAAGCGATTCAAAGAAATAGAGTTGGGTTAAAAGACCCCAACAAACCAATTGGTTCTTTTATTTTCTTAGGACAAACTGGTGTTGGTAAAACGCAATTGGCAAAAGTTTTAGCGCGTGAATTATTTGACTCAGACGATTCTTTAATTAGAATTGATATGAGTGAATACATGGAAAAATTTGCAATTTCAAGATTAATTGGAGCACCTCCAGGTTATGTTGGTTATGAAGAAGGTGGACAATTAACAGAAAAAGTTCGTAGAAAACCGTATTCTGTTATTTTGTTAGATGAGATTGAAAAAGCGCATCCAGATGTATTTAATATGTTGTTACAAATTTTAGATGATGGACATATTACTGATAGTTTAGGTCGTAAAATTGATTTTAGAAATACCATTATTATAATGACTTCTAATATTGGTGCTCGTCAATTAAAAGATTTTGGTGGTGGAGTTGGTTTTGGAACCGCTACAAAAACTGCACAAGCAGACGAACATGCAAAATCTGTTATTGAAGGGGCTTTAAAGAAATCTTTTGCGCCAGAATTCTTAAACAGAATAGATGATGTTATTGTATTTAACGCATTAGAACGTGAAGACATCCACTCTATAATAGATATTGAATTAGATAAATTATTGCTTAGAATTTCTGATTTAGGATACACTTTAAATTTAAGCGAGAAAGCAAAAGATTATATTGCAGACAAAGGTTTTGACAAAAAATATGGTGCAAGACCATTAAAAAGAGCCATTCAAAAGTATATCGAAGATGCTTTAGCTGAAGAGATTGTAAATTCTAAACTTTCAGAAGGCGATACAATTGCCATGGATTTAGATGAAGAGAAGAACTCTCTTACTATTAAAATTGAAAAAGGCGATAAAAAACCTGAAACTCGAACAGAAACTGAGTCTTAA
- the mltG gene encoding endolytic transglycosylase MltG: MSKKIIYIIAFFLLLGGILAYNYYQKIFGAAITKDIELFVDSSDSLIDVKKKLEDFSKSPETFLWVAAKKNFEKPKAGRYLIKEGTSNNDLVNMLRSGRQTPLKVSFNNQDTLEKFAGRISEQIQADSISLLEVFKDEQFLSKNILTKKSVLQIFMPNTYEVYWTISPEKFRTKMLVAYKRFWNESRLKKAQKLGLTKDEVITLASIVQKETAQNSERPIVAGLYLNRLEKKWPLQADPTIIYAIKQLKGQDYVVKRVLTVDLEINSPYNTYKNRGLPPALISMPDVSAIDAVLNADNHDYFYMCASVDKIGYHDFAKTLTQHNRNAAKYQRWLNSQGVNR; this comes from the coding sequence TTGAGTAAAAAAATCATTTATATTATAGCATTCTTCCTTTTATTAGGTGGGATTTTAGCTTATAATTATTATCAAAAAATATTTGGTGCAGCAATTACAAAAGATATTGAACTTTTTGTGGATTCATCAGACAGTTTAATAGACGTTAAAAAGAAATTAGAAGATTTCTCTAAAAGCCCCGAAACATTTCTTTGGGTAGCTGCGAAAAAAAACTTTGAGAAGCCAAAAGCAGGACGTTATCTTATAAAAGAAGGAACATCGAATAACGACCTTGTAAATATGTTACGAAGTGGAAGACAAACTCCTTTAAAAGTCTCTTTTAACAACCAAGATACATTAGAAAAATTCGCCGGAAGAATTTCGGAACAAATTCAAGCAGATTCCATTTCTTTATTGGAAGTCTTTAAAGATGAACAGTTTTTATCAAAAAATATACTGACAAAAAAATCGGTTCTACAAATTTTTATGCCCAATACATATGAAGTGTATTGGACGATTTCACCAGAAAAATTCAGAACAAAAATGTTGGTTGCATATAAACGTTTCTGGAATGAAAGTCGTTTGAAAAAAGCGCAAAAATTAGGTTTAACAAAAGACGAAGTAATTACATTAGCTTCTATTGTTCAAAAAGAAACTGCTCAAAATTCCGAAAGACCAATTGTTGCTGGTTTGTATTTAAACAGACTCGAAAAAAAATGGCCTCTACAAGCAGATCCCACAATAATTTATGCAATTAAACAGTTAAAAGGGCAAGATTATGTGGTAAAAAGAGTGTTGACTGTAGATTTAGAAATAAACTCTCCTTATAATACATATAAAAACAGAGGGTTACCTCCAGCATTAATTTCGATGCCAGATGTAAGTGCTATTGACGCAGTTTTAAATGCAGACAATCACGATTATTTTTACATGTGTGCAAGCGTAGATAAAATTGGTTATCACGATTTTGCAAAAACGCTTACACAACACAATAGAAACGCAGCTAAATATCAAAGATGGTTGAATTCGCAAGGTGTAAATAGGTAA
- the gldF gene encoding gliding motility-associated ABC transporter permease subunit GldF yields the protein MFAILKKEFNSFFASPIAYLVIGVFLLINGLFLWIFKDDFNILNAGFADVNPFFYLAPWVFLFLIPAITMKSFADEFSNGTIELLKTKPLSDWQIVMGKFWASLLLVVIALIPTLTYVYTVYQLGSPVGNLDFGSTIGSYIGLLFFASTYTAIGLFTSTISKNQIVAFILGVLISFLLFYGFDSISNSFGSNSLTIKKLGINEHFKSISRGVIDTRDIIYFLSITFFFLFITKTRLDNE from the coding sequence ATGTTTGCTATTTTAAAAAAAGAATTCAACTCGTTTTTTGCTTCTCCAATCGCCTACTTAGTGATCGGAGTTTTTTTGCTGATAAATGGGTTATTTCTTTGGATTTTTAAAGACGATTTTAATATTTTAAATGCTGGTTTTGCAGATGTAAATCCGTTTTTTTATTTAGCTCCTTGGGTATTTTTATTTTTGATTCCTGCAATTACTATGAAAAGTTTTGCAGATGAATTCAGCAATGGAACCATCGAACTTTTAAAAACAAAACCACTTTCCGATTGGCAAATTGTAATGGGCAAATTTTGGGCTTCACTCCTATTGGTTGTTATTGCTCTAATTCCTACTTTAACGTATGTTTATACGGTTTATCAATTAGGAAGTCCTGTTGGAAATCTCGATTTCGGAAGCACCATTGGTTCTTACATTGGGTTACTTTTTTTTGCATCCACATATACTGCTATAGGTTTGTTTACCTCAACGATTTCTAAAAACCAAATTGTGGCTTTTATCTTAGGCGTTTTAATTTCGTTCTTATTGTTTTATGGTTTTGATTCCATTTCTAATTCTTTTGGAAGTAATTCTTTAACTATTAAAAAACTCGGAATTAACGAACATTTTAAAAGTATTTCACGAGGCGTAATTGATACAAGAGATATCATCTATTTTTTAAGTATTACTTTTTTCTTTTTATTCATTACTAAAACAAGATTAGACAATGAATAA
- the dapF gene encoding diaminopimelate epimerase has protein sequence MKLTFFKYQGTGNDFVMIDNRTKIFPKQNTDKISQICDRHFGVGADGIILIEEDENFDFKMIYFNADGSETFCGNGGRCAVAFAKQLNLIENKTTFLAFDGKHYAEINNDIISLQMIDVEEIQVKENSVFAYTGTQHHVELVDNLDEYPVFANGKKIRYSYSDPGSNVNFVQQINENTFRVRTYEKGVEDETLACGTGVTAVAIAMHKTNKTSSNSISLPVEGGNLAVSFTEENGVYKNVFLKGPAAFVFEGIIEV, from the coding sequence ATGAAATTGACTTTTTTTAAATATCAAGGAACTGGAAACGACTTTGTAATGATTGATAATAGAACAAAAATCTTTCCAAAACAAAATACTGACAAAATTTCACAAATTTGTGACAGACATTTTGGTGTTGGTGCAGATGGAATAATTCTAATTGAAGAAGATGAGAACTTTGATTTTAAAATGATTTATTTCAATGCAGATGGAAGTGAAACTTTCTGTGGAAATGGAGGAAGATGTGCTGTTGCTTTTGCAAAACAATTAAATTTAATTGAAAACAAAACTACTTTTCTTGCTTTTGATGGAAAACATTATGCAGAAATTAATAATGATATTATTTCTCTACAAATGATAGATGTTGAAGAAATTCAAGTAAAAGAAAACTCTGTTTTTGCTTACACAGGAACGCAACATCATGTAGAATTGGTTGACAATTTAGATGAGTATCCAGTTTTCGCAAACGGAAAAAAAATACGTTATTCTTACAGTGACCCTGGAAGTAATGTGAATTTTGTTCAGCAAATAAACGAAAACACTTTTAGAGTAAGAACTTATGAAAAAGGTGTAGAAGATGAAACTTTAGCTTGTGGAACTGGTGTTACTGCAGTTGCAATTGCAATGCACAAAACGAATAAAACGAGTAGCAATTCAATTTCTTTACCTGTTGAAGGTGGGAACTTAGCAGTTTCTTTTACTGAAGAAAATGGCGTTTATAAAAATGTCTTTTTAAAAGGTCCAGCTGCATTTGTTTTTGAAGGGATTATTGAAGTATAG